The DNA segment GGATTGGTAGTTGTGGCGCTTGTTCTGGTAGTAATATTGGGCAGCAAAAAAGTTCTGATAATATCGGTGCAAACCGAAAAAATTGAAAAAAGAACACTGACTCAATCGGTTACTGCAACAGGAAAAATTTATCCTGAAGTTCAGGTAATCATCACTCCTGAAGTAAGCGGCGAAGTTGTTTTCTTGGCTGTTCGCGACGGGCAAAGAGTAAAAAAGAACGATGTGCTACTTAAAATTAAACCCGATTACTATGCAGCCCGGCGTGATCAAATGGCAGCCGGTGTTGCCTCCAGCACTGCATCGTTGAATCGTGTTCGTTCAGATTATAGCCGAATCAAAGATTTATTCGAGAAAAAATTAGTTTCGGATGCTGAACTTGAACAATCGAAAACGGCTTACGAAGTTTCAAAAGCCCAATACGACCAAGCTAAAGCAGCGTTGAATCAAACAGAAGAAGATTTAATGAAAACAACTATCCATGCGCCGATGGAAGGGACTGTAACTCAATTGAAAGTTGAATCAGGCGAGCGAGTGTTAGGCACAAGTCAATTTCAGGGAACCGCAGTGATGACGGTTGCTGACCTTTCGCGAATGGAATGCCGCGTTGATGTTGGTGAAAATGATATAGTATTAATTTCGATTGGCGATACTGCACGAATTGATATAGATGCTTTCCCGAATCGAAAGTTTAATGGTGTTGTTTATGAAATAGCAAACACTGCTAAAACCAAAGGTTTCGGAACTCAGGAAGAGGTAACGAATTTCGAAATTAAAATACGAATCATTGATAAAGATGTGTTACTCAGACCGGGAATGTCGATGACTGCAAAAATTGAAACCGACAGGCGGCAGAATGTGCTGACCGTTCCGATACAATCAGTAACTACACGTATGCCTAAAAAAGATGAAAAGAAAAAAGAAGGTGAGGAATCCCCCGATGTTGTTATCGTAACACTCGAAAAACTTAAGAAGAAAGATGAGCCTGCAGTAAAAGAAGTTGTTTTTCTGTATAACGAAGGCACAGTGAAAATGGTAGAAGTACAACGTGGAATTTCAGACGATTCGTATATCGAGATTACAGAAGGACTAAAAGAAGGCGATCAGGTTATT comes from the Bacteroidota bacterium genome and includes:
- a CDS encoding efflux RND transporter periplasmic adaptor subunit, giving the protein MSNNKKSKKNKIIIFSILGLVVVALVLVVILGSKKVLIISVQTEKIEKRTLTQSVTATGKIYPEVQVIITPEVSGEVVFLAVRDGQRVKKNDVLLKIKPDYYAARRDQMAAGVASSTASLNRVRSDYSRIKDLFEKKLVSDAELEQSKTAYEVSKAQYDQAKAALNQTEEDLMKTTIHAPMEGTVTQLKVESGERVLGTSQFQGTAVMTVADLSRMECRVDVGENDIVLISIGDTARIDIDAFPNRKFNGVVYEIANTAKTKGFGTQEEVTNFEIKIRIIDKDVLLRPGMSMTAKIETDRRQNVLTVPIQSVTTRMPKKDEKKKEGEESPDVVIVTLEKLKKKDEPAVKEVVFLYNEGTVKMVEVQRGISDDSYIEITEGLKEGDQVISGSYKAISRELEDGSKVKLDFEKKKTTKQ